DNA from Microtus ochrogaster isolate Prairie Vole_2 unplaced genomic scaffold, MicOch1.0 UNK91, whole genome shotgun sequence:
ACTCAAGGAGAGCTAGAGAGAAAGGTACAGAAGAAGTGCTTCTTAGCAAAAGGCTGCTGTAAGCATCTCCCTAGCAACCAGATGGAAGGCTCTTTTAGCAACGGGAAGCTGTATGTAGTTGTCATGGCAACTGGGCTACTTGGCTAGAAAAAGGAATTGCTTAGCAATAGGCAGCGGTTGGGGGCCACCCCTTGAGAGGCGCCTCACCCAGGGAAATCTGCTTGACGTCCAGATCCCAGGCCTCCTCCTCGACGCGGGCAGGCAGGGAGCAGGCTCCCGGCGAGAGGCCGGGAAGGGACGGGCCAGCATGCTCAAAGGATGATACCGCTACGGAGGCCCGGGTGCGGGCGGCTGCAgagagtggggagtggggtggtggGGTGCTGGTGTGGAAAAGTCCTCCTGGCTCCTGGAGGAGTCCCACATTTTGGGAAGTGTTGCCCACTCAGGACTCAGTATCCTTCCTAACAACTCCCCTTTGCTTTTATATCATTGGTCAAGGCCCGACTGGGAGCACAGCCCCGCCCCCTGCACCCTGAACCTTACCTCTTCCGGTGAGCAGGGCACTCAGTGTCCGTTCTCCGAGGGCTTTAATGTCCAGGAAAGGTTTATTCCCAATGCCCATGGAAACCATCTGCTGCACGCGGAGCTCTAGGGAACAGAGACCCTGTTTACAACCTTCTctcggccctcctgcctcagggttAGCACACTGCTGTTGACTCTCttacccctccccttctccccttccttgaCCAGCATGGCATAGACCGTAAGGGTGATGTTTGGCCTCTTCAGACATGCATCTGTTCTTTGCTATATAGTTCATCCTGTCCATTTGGCCTCCTGGCcacctggggtgtgtgtgtgtgtgtgtgtgtgtgtgtgtgtgtgtgtgtgtgtgcatttgcacatcTGTTATGGATGAGGAATACACATTTGGAGGTTAGGGCACACTGGTGTCAGTTGATCTTCATTTTCCCCTGTGTTTATGGCTGACCTCTTGATTGTTTTTGGTGTGCATATGCCAGGATGGCTGCATGGCAAGCTTCTGGAGGAAATTCCTGTCCGTCTCCCATGTGCTCTGTAGCAGGGATGAGATTACAGATGTCCCTGTTACTACATTTGCGGAACTGctggcttttgtgtgggttcagggatttgaactcaggtcttcacacttgcatgACAAGCACGTTTCATGGAACACTCAGCTGCCCTTTATCGTAGACATTAAGAGCAAAACTCATGCTTTTGTGCATCTGCGTGATTTGTCAAGTGCTTCTATATGTGTCACCTACTCGACCCTCCCATCACACTGAGCTGAAGAGAGCACTTTGCCTTTTTCAGATTGATAGAATGATTCAGAAAATCACAACAACGACGAAACCCAAATCAAAGCCCAGTACCaaccaacaacaaagaaaagctaTTGGTCTGGGTCACACCAGTCCCCCTAAGCCCAGTCCAGTAAGCAGTTCTGCACCTCTTGTGGAGACATTTGCTCTTTTCCTCGGAATTTCtagctttctctttccttacGGATAGTTCTGTCTTGGCCATAGCTCTTGCTTGAACCAGCCCTTGAGCTGTCTCTGAAGGCATCCTGTCATCTCCATACTCCAAGCTCCACCCATCTAGTCCGCCCATTACCTTTGTTGTGGGCTGCCTGTCTCCACAGCAGCTGGGCAATAGAACTTGTCCACTTGAGTTTGGTCTCTGGAGAGGCAGCCTGCAAAGTGTATGCTTCTCGTGTGCGCCGTCGCCGAAACCATAGCTCAAAACAGAGCCCACTCTCCCCGATGTTTTCCGTCAGCCCCATGTCAGCAGTCtgaggaagggcaggagagacagccctgacttacagaaggaaaagagggctCACGGAGACATGAAGCAACTGTCTCAAGAGCTTACCAGGGTTTTAGTAAGGATACACCCCATGTGTATGCTATTCCAAACACAGACCTTTGCCTCTGCCCTACCTCTGAAGAGCTGGAACTAACGCAGGACAGTTTGGAAACCATTAGTATTATTCCACCTGACCCAGGACTGTGGGCTGCTATGGATGCTTATATCTGGTTAGCGCCCAAAGCAAGATCTGTCTCTTGAGTTCTATCTACTTCAGTGAAGTTAAAGGGTGTCTGTGTAACATCTTTTCTCTTCACATACCAGGTACCACCTTTAACTCAAAACACAcgtgtgggttttttgttttttgagacaggatttctctgtgtagcccaggctggcctgaaactcagagatccacctgtctctgcttcccgagtgctgggattgaaggaatgCACCCACCACCCCCCAGCAGGCATATGTGTTCTCATTCGGAaggtctttttccattctgtcttGAAATGCCTCCATAAGTCTTCTGACACCCTAAAATTGATGATTAATTAGAGACCAAAACCTATTTTAGGTGATGGAGATTCTGAACCTGTTTGAGGTTAAACTTCCAGAATATCCTGAGTTCTTAGGAAGACCATGGCTCAGTATCCCTACTCCATGCCATGTACCTTGAATGCCTGCTTGTAGGTGAAGGTCTCAGATCCCCCCTCAGAGCCCTTGAACTTGCTGAACAAGAGCAGATCCTCAAAGAGAAAGACGTGGCGGAGGCACTTTTTCCGGCCACAGAAGACGGTGAATGGGTCCCGATGCAGGAGCTGTCCTTGTTCCTTCAGATCTagctggagaaaggagaagggatgcCTTGGTCAGGGAGGGCTTCAGCCTAATCCTATCGCTGCTTCTCATGCCCAACTGCCTAGCAGCCGCCATTCCTCCAAGTCCGTGCCCAGCCTGCCATGTCTTTGTGTACTGGAGATGCAGAAAGAAAGCCAGCAAAGAACGTGGGTTCATCTaaaccagcggttctcaaccttcctagtgccgAGACACTTGAAAGCCGTTCCTCATaaggtggtgacccccaaccataaaattattttcgttgctactttatagccataattttgctactgttatgaattgtaatgtaactatctgtgttttctgatgttcttagGCAGCCCCCattgaaagggtcatttgaccttgGAAGGGTTgcaacctgtgggttgagaaccaccgatCTAGAGGGAGTGCAGTTCTAGCCTAATCAGAATCAGTGTGGGAAAGAGATCAGGTTGAGGAAGAAGCAGTAGGCTAGACACGTGGAAACAGACAGGCAAGAAGAACCGGGAAAGGAGGGGACAAGCACAGGGCTCATGTAGAACAGAGAGTGTTGGACGTAATTGAGGCAATGAAAGACAGACTAGGGCCCTCAGACTTAGGGTCTGCTTTTATGGAACTGtttcgagccagggtttctctgtagctctagaacaggcttttgtagaccaggctggcctcgaactcacagagatctgcttgcctctgcctcccgggtgctgggattaaaggcatgcaccaccaccgcctggctcccgaCACTGTTTCTAAGGTCACAGAGTTACAGTTTGAACAAGAGTCAGCAGAGGCCAGGACCTTACCTCACAGCCCCGCACAGCTTCTACTGCGAGCAGATCTCTGCCTCGGGCCTCTTGTTCCTGGAGCAACTGTACAGCAGTCCTGAGGGCCTGGCGCTCGGAGCTTAGCTCAGGCCCAGCTTCCCTCAGGAGCTCCTCCAGGAGCTGTCCATACCGAGCCAGCTGCTCCAGGGGCTGTTGAAGGGCCTGAGGCAAGCAAGGGCTGCTCTCCAAAGAACCCTAGGGAAGAACCATAGCCTGGGATGAGAAGACCTGCAGCCAGGGCAGGGCCAGGGTGGGGGCCGGGCCGGGCTGGGGCGGGGCCGAGGCTGGGGCGGGGCCGAGGCTGGGGTGGGGCCCAAATCTCAGGACACGGATGTGATAGGCTGGGGTATACGCTTTGGGGAACAGAGGAAGACCTGGAGATATACTCTTAAAGGTAGAGCAAGGGGCCTacaagacggctcagtgggtaaacgtgttttctaccaagcctgacaacccgagtttcatccctgggacccacatgacagAAAGAGAGATTGACTCATGGAGTTTCtcctctggccacacacacacacacacacacacacacacacacacacgcatgtgtggacacgtacacacacacacacacacacacctttcaataaaaatgtaaaaaaaaattttttttcaaaataaagagaaaaaaatacagatgtCAATGAGATGGCCCAGAAGctaaaggcatttgtcaccaagcctgggaATCAAGCTCCATCCCTAGGAGTCCGGTGGTGAAATGAGAGAACTAGCTCCTGTGAACNNNNNNNNNNNNNNNNNNNNNNNNNNNNNNNNNNNNNNNNNNNNNNNNNNNNNNNNNNNNNNNNNNNNNNNNNNNNNNNNNNNNNNNNNNNNNNNNNNNNNNNNNNNNNNNNNNNNNNNNNNNNNNNNNNNNNNNNNNNNNNNNNNNNNNNNNNNNNNNNNNNNNNNNNNNNNNNNNNNNNNNNNNNNNNNNNNNNNNNNNNNNNNNNNNNNNNNNNNNNNNNNNNNNNNNNNNNNNNNNNNNNNNNNNNNNNNNNNNNNNNNNNNNNNNNNNNNNNNNNNNNNNNNNNNNNNNNNNNNNAGCTGTCCTGTGCTGAAGGGGAGCCAGCTCTCAGCCATTTATGCTCACACCTTTCACGCGAACTCCTTTGACCCTCAAGCGCCGGTGAGCCGGACAAAGTGCATACTGCCCTTGGTTATCACACGCAGAAACAGGCTTAGGGGCcgaagagacggctcagcagtcaggagcagaggacctgggctcagttcccggcacccacatagtGTCTCCTAAGTGTCTTTAACTCTACTTTAAGGTGACCTGATCCCCTCTTTGGCCTCCTTGTGCACTGGGCACAGTGCAGTACACTTACGTACcacatacatacctgcaggcaaacagccacacacatacaataaaaataaataaatctgccaggcagtagtggtgcacgcctttaatcccagcacttgggaggcagaggcaggccgatctcagtaaattcaagaccaacctggactaTTTAATGAGTTCGTGAAGGGTTGTGTTCTCTGAGAGGTCAAGCTGGGGTGAGTTTTTAGGTCTTCCTGGTTCCTTCTCTTACAAAATTTTCTCattctactttgtgtgtgtgcacacacgctgCAGTCAGAACACGACTCATTTTCAGGAACCACTTCTCTCATTCTACCATGTTGTTTCTGGGCTGGAACTCAGTGGTCGGTCTTGGAGGGAAGCATACCTTCCTGCCATCTCATGGACTCACTTTTCTTAGGAAGGTTTACCTTGGCCGAGGGGGTGAGTGCAGCCAGACCACTCTCCAGTTTATGTCTGTGCTTCACGAACTGTGCATAGAGGTTGAACTGGTCCCCCTGTACCAGTAAGGAAGAGGTAGTAAGTGTCCCTGGTGAGGGACCTGTAGAtgcttttcttctcccatccccactGCCCGAGGAGGGATAAGCGGACAGCACTCTGCTAGCCAGGAATCGACAGTGAAGTTCATACAACACCAGAAGACAAGTAATACTGGGCCAAGTTGAGGGACCGcacaagagggagggagggggagaagtgagGAGGACTGTAGATAGGGCAGAATGCGGGGAGAAGATTTGGGAGTTTAGTGGGTTGCTCACATGGCGAAGGAAGCAGGCCCCAATGCGCAGGGGATGGGTGCTGCAGCCTTGAAGCTCCTGTAGGAAGTGCGATCCGTGGAAGCTGCGAAGTCTCTCTCGGGCACTCAGGGCCGCGGCCCAGGTGCAGCGAAGCTCGGAAGTGAGCTCGGGCCCAGGCGGTGGCACCGGCTCATTCAGAGCGGTGATGTACTCTTGCTCACAGGCAATCAGTTCCGACACTAGACGCTGCTGGGCACTGTAGGCACGACCAGAGTAGCAGAGGCGTCACTAGGCATCACTCTGGCATGGGAAAGAGTCGCTGTCCCCAGCTGTTCTCTCCCGGTCTGAACTCTCACCTGATGCTGCGTTTGCGCTCCATTCGAGGCGTGCCTACTCCCCAGGGCCCATCTGGTCCTCCAGCCCGACCCAACAGCACGTGTTCTCGGGGTGAACACGTCCTGTCCACCACTTCAGTACTGGTGACTTCCAGGCCTCGGATCAGCACAGCCCTCGGGGGTCTTCCATCTACTTCTGGAGTTAGCTCAAGGCCTTCCTCCTCATGGTTTTCCCCACACGGGGTCAGAGAGCAATGTGATGGGGCTGCCAGGGGTCCAGGGCTgctgggaagaagcagggagcTGAGGCTGGGTGAAGGACTGTGGGCTCCATGCTGGGCCCCTGTGCTGCTGGCACTGTCTGCCCTTCGTCGTCTGTGGCCTCGAGGGCTGGCCTcttctcccagctgctgctgAATCCTTCTTTCCAGCTCTTGGCAGCGTGCCCGGCATCGGCCCCATTCTCGAAGGACTGCTGGGCTGCCCAGGTCCAGAGCCAGGGCTCGCATCTCCTGGAAGGTGCCCGCACTGGGCTCCGGGGCCCGCCGCAGGGCTAGGGCTGCCAGCACAGCGTCACGCCCAGGTCCAGCTCCCTCCAGCCGAGCAGAACCCTCATCTACCCATTCGTGTGCCTACGAAAGCCAAACAGGTTGGAGGTGGAGGAAAACGGTGAGGGCACGCGCCACTTAGAAACACGTATCCCACCGCCAATGGCTCCCTTGGGGCCTGCCCAGCATCACAGCATAACCTTGGAGATGGCACGGACACAGAGGAGCTAGTACTTACACACACAGCACGGAGTCAAGCTTGTACTAATTGCTTTCACACAGTGCCTCACCTAACTTTCACAGCAGATGTGCAAATGTCTTCAAAGGACCTACCTCGGGTCATTCAGCCTGGGCAAGCTAAAAGCCAGAGCCAAGGAGACGGGCTTCTAAGGTACCACTCTTAGCCGCCGCCTGACCAACTTCTCCAGGCTGAAGAGAGAAAATCGGCTCAGGAGGGCGCTCTGCACCCACCTGTTGGAAGAAGCGCTGCAGCCGGAGCGCCCGATGGAGGCCACTCTCAACCTGCTCCAGCCGTTGTTCGAAGACATCCAGAACTTTCTGGGAGGTGATGTCTTCCTCCAGAGCCAAAGCTTCCCGGGCCTGGGCGAGGCGCTCCTGGAGAGAGGGGTCTGAGCTCAGATCTGGTCCTCTCCCcgtgacccccacccccatctcctctctgtccttACCTGCACCTCAGTGCTGAAAGCCCGAAACCGCAGTTCTGTCTCTTGCAAGACCGAGAGTGAGTTCCCTGGCATGGCAAAGCTGGCCAGCTGCTCTTCCCCTGGGCCAGAAAGCCACTGCAACAcctgagagggaaggggaggtggtGACAGGACCAGGCTAAGACCCACTTGGCTGCCATCACCCCAAATGCAGTCTCTCTGGTGCTGTGAGACTCATGCCGTGAATGACAACAGTTCCCATAGGATTAAATGAGAAGCTGGCTATGCCATCTTTGGTAAAGTGCTATAGGATCAGAGCTGGGAGGAGACCGGGGTTATTGTGCCAGGGCCAGGCCAGGATGAGGAAACAGGTAAAACGGAAGGATGAAAGTTACTTGGATAACAGGGCCAAGAGGAATTCTACATCTACTGTGTGGTGAGCAGGAACCTAGGCAGCAAGCCTGAAACAGCCCAGGAGatgcgtgtgtatgtgggtgtgcgtgtgtatgtgtgtgtgagggtgtatgtctgtgtgtatccagTTCCAGTCCAACTTTCCTACTGTAGAGAATCTCCTACTCTTTCTGAAATGCTTGACTAATTTTTTCCTCCGAAGAAAGCCTGGAAGCTAGGGTGGAGCAGCTGGAAAATAAGAAGTCTCAGAATGCTCCTCAAAGTCAGGGCCAGCGAGAGCACTTCTGGAGTCCTTTACTGACTTCACGCCCCATCCTACCCACCTGTGTGCTGTCTGTACAGGACGGGCAACTCGGCAGCAACATCTATACCTGGCAGAGCTAGATCTCAAAGCTAAACACTTTAACATCCAAATTCTGTTTTCAAAGTAGGTTTTTAAATGGGCATGGATATCTAGTAGTAGGAGATAACCCTGGATGGAATAACAGAAGCCAGCAGGCAGCCCCAGAACACAAAACCCTGGCTCCCTTTGGCACTGACTTTGAGATGACCCTTTTATACCTACATACAGATCCACGGGGTATATATTCACAGTACAGGAGCTAAGGAAAAACACCAGATTTTAAGTCCCTCTTCCCTTCACAGTGCACAGACAGCAAACTCCCACAGAGCTTAAATCCAGAAGAGAAGGACCAAGGTTCAGAGAAGCCAGTCTTATTCTTGAATCTTAAGAGGCCTGTGGTTCCTCTCAGTGGCTGACAATGTAGGAGGAGACAGGGCCTTTTGGCCTCCATTTTGGAGGATGGTAACACATAAGGAGTCAAGGAAAATGTGGAGCCAAAGAGCTCAGCTATTAACTACCAGGCTCATTTAGGCTGGCATCCCCGCAAGGCGATGAAGGCAGGAGCATGAGGAGCAccagctacatagtgacttccaggccaacctgggccacatCAGATCTCCTCTCAGAAGactcccaaacaaaaacaaaactcggTTGCACTGAGCCAAGAGCTGATTCCAGGGTTCCCTTTGGGCGGAGAACACTTCCCATGATATCTAATGATCCTGACCAAAGACAGACAGGAGGCTGACCTTCTGGCTTCTTTCTGCTGGTGCAGAGATGCTCCTGCCCTCGTGCTGAGCCTCACACTTCTATGACTGACCtccaagggaggaaggagggatgcGGTTAAGCAGGGGCCAGGCTCCCAGGCTAAGGGTTTGGGGAATCTCCTCACCTGCTGGAGTTGGCGCAAGCGCTGGCGTTGTTCCTGCTTCTGCACGCGTAGGTTGGAGAGACGCACAAGTTGGTGGATGGCCTCATCTACCTCCTGGTATAACACAGCTGGGCCTGGACCCTCTAGCCTGGGGAAAGAGAGACGACACTGAGTCTCTGCCCTTGTCAAGCTCACCAGTTCTGCCTTTGTATCCGCAGGGATGCAAACATCGCAGGTGTCATGACAGCGGGAATGAGGCCGCGAGGGTTATAAGTGTAAAGACACGGCATCTTACAGgtaaaagcagaataaaaattaTCTGTCACTTCAGGGTTAGGTCACCTCTCTGCGACCTGCCTCCCCGCGCCCCCATTTGCCTCGCCACAGCCACACCCGTCTCTCATACTTGCTGCTGTGGGTGGAGCGCATGCGCATCAGGACGGCTCCGCCAGTCCGCTGTAGCGCCGCCAGCCGAGGATCTGCCAGCACCTTTTGCAGGGGCTCGGGAGTTCCCACCGCCTCCTTGGGACAAGGAGATACTCGGAGTTCCACTAACGCGCCAACCCAGTCCCACCCCTTCCACACCCGCCGTTAGTCCACCTGGGTCCACACCTCTTCCTTTGCTTCCGCTGCTCCCTCTAGCTCCTCGATGGCCTGCTGCACAGAGGCCAACACACCCTGGCACAAGCTGCACAGCCTTGCCACCTCCTGCAATCCACATACAGAGATGAAGGTAAGGGCCGGGTTCAGGGTAAGAAACACACTGGGCATGGCGGGTCtttctgtagtcccagcactcgggaggtagaggtgggtggatctctgagtctgagaccagctggCCTGCATACtcagtcccaggacagccagggttataaagagagaccctgtctcaaaaacaaagaaaggaaaataaataaatgtagagacaaacaaacaaataaataaaataaaaaaccacaggATGGAGATGGAGTCCTGGTGACCTTTGTGGAAATAATGTTAGGTTTAGTTTGTTTCTGAGTTTGTTGCTTCCAAGTTATACAATATTGGGCAAGCCCACAATtcctaaaattcattttattcaaTAGTAAAGTCAGAATAAATATAGATTTTGTAAAATCTAAGGAAGTGATATCAGCCTTGCACTGGAATGGTCACAGCACACGGGACAGCTTGGTATGTGAGTTTCCTTTGCCATCCCGCCTTGGTCTTCACTCTGCCAAGCCCCGCCTCCAGCTCTCCATATCTGCTGCGCTAAGAACTGTTTGTAGTCAACTGTGATCACGCTGATTCCTCTATTCTTAAGCACTTACTACACTTAGATTCAGAGAAGCGTGAAGGTAAGCGACAGAGGCTCTCTAGAGACCAGGCCAAGGGGGAAGATCCTGCACCTCGTGGATACTGGTATAGAGAGAAGGCACTAAAGGCACCATCTCCAGAAGTGATGTAAAGTCACATGGAACCAACTCCGAGCACTTTCTAGACACCAACAAAGCTATCACAAATACTTCCCTGCTTGTTTTATGTCTTAAAAGCCCCTACTAGAAAGCATCCATTAATGTTAATAATCTGACaaacttggggggcagggagctggaaagattgctcagtggtatttttcttccagaggacccaggtttgatttgcAGCACTCACATGTGGTTCTGATGGCTCCAGTCTCTAGGGACACCCACGTGCGTGGCGTTtactcacagacacagagacatacgTACACgcttaaaaatgaaacaaatcttacaaaactaaaagaataTTACAAAGGTGGGTGGTAACTGGAAAGACAGTTCACAGGTtgaaagcacttgttgctcttgcagagaacttgtGTTGAGTACACagacccacagggtggctcacaaccttctgaaACTCCAATTCCCgggtatcagatgccctcttctggctttctggGCACctggcacatgtgtgcctgaaaatacatgtatgtggagcacatacatacatgcaggcaaaatattcatacacataagataaaaaaataatttagcgAACCCTTCCCATCTTCACAGCGGCCAACAGCATCTGATCAAGGTTCAGGAGTCAGAACTATTTTGTGAACTGAACGGAACCGCATCTCCCAGCCCCACGGTTATGCCTGTCTTTGTCTTCCGCCTACATTTCCAGCTCTCAGATTTCTAGGTGCTGTTTACCTGATGTATCTCCACCCAGTGGTTGGGGGAGAGGTCCCTGTGACCCCCCAAGTCCCATGGGAGCTCCTCTGGCTTGGCCACTCTTTTCAGGTCCTTTTCTGACAATGGCTCAGCTCCCTGTAGACACAGGAAAGTTTTGCGCAGGCCCCTTGGGATTCAGTgagcttcccctcccctttccctcgcTGACATGGGGGGACACTAGTGGACGAGAACCTACCTTAAGTCCACAGAGTTCAGGTGGAGGGTTTTCATGAGTGAGAATCACCAGCCGCTGAATGAGCGGAGGGTTGCCCGAGTCCTAAGTGCAAAGAAAAATAGCTCTAAACTTTGGACAGCTAGCTGGCCTGGCATGGCTGCCACTGGAGAAAAGCGAGGACCTCAAGACATGCCTGTCATGGGTTGTTGATTACCTGAAGCTGACTCAAGGCAGGAATAAGTGCTGGAGGCAGTGGGGGCGCCTTGCGAAGGTCAAGCAGGGTGGTTAGCCCCAATAACTGGAGATCAGGCCTGTGGAGGTAAGGAGAGCCAAAgaagacatgtgtgtgtgcgcgtgtgtgcgtgcgtgtgtgtgtgcatgtatgtgtgcgtgcacgtgtgtgtgtgcatgtatgtgtgcgtgcatgtgtgtacgtgcatgcgtgcatgtgtgtgtgcatgtatgtgtgcgtgcgtgcatgtgtgtgtgcatgtatgtgtgcgtgcgtgcatgtgtgtgtgtatgtgtgtgcgtgcacacgtgcacacgctgAGGAGACAGCAAACAACAGAAGAAAGCgcaggtcatctggcttggtgCTAACAGCCTTCAGAAGTTAACGCTACTATATTTGGGAAGCAATGAGCAAACGGCCGAGGTCTGGGACATGTGCCCAGCAGGCGACCTAACAATCACAAGCCTACACTGACATGGCTACTGGGTGGGAGGACTAGAACTCGATGTGCTATGATGGATACATCCAAGGCCTTGGCGTTTATCTGAGGTACTCAGCGTCACAAAGTATTTGCTGTCTGAATGATTCTGCGCACTGATAATCTGGGCTCTACCGCAGAGGCGAGACAGCCAGCAGTGTTGATTTTGAAAACCACGAAGCCATCCTGGAAGTCAGAATTGGTCAAGGTGGACGGCCTGGAAACCGAGGCCTGGAAGTCGCAGGCAGTGCCTTGAGAAAgaaagcagccccccccccccgactgcGACTGCGCGAAGGCCCAGGGTGCTGAAGCTGGCCGCGCTTACCTCAGCAGCGAGTGCAGGTAACGAAGGGCGCTGCTCAATGTCTCTTCGGACGGTGAGGGCTCCTCAGGCAGGCACGGAGGTGTGATCGTCAGCAAAGCTCTCCCAGTCTGATCGACCCCTCCTGAAGACAGAAAACGGCCAGGCTATCCTGGCTGGGAGCAATCTTTGACTATCTCCCCAccaccttccctccttcccactctgtgtgtgtgcttagcatgtccttgtttgtgtgtgcatacacgtgtacgtgtgtggaggccagaggtcaatgtagGCTCTTTTGTGATCATTTTCCACAGgaactctcactgaacctggattaTCTCTGGCTTAGCTAGACTGCCTGGGCAATGAACACCAGAAATCCAgttcccttttccttccagcGCTGGGTTACAGATCAGTGCCGTGACCAGCtctcctgtgggtgctggggatctgaactcagcccTCCTGCTTGTGAAGCTGGCACTttaccggctgagccatctccccagcccctttcctcTTATTCACAGATGCCCACTGACCAGTCAGAACGAAGAATCCTGATGCCATCAAGTCCCAAGCTACAGGTGGGTCATCCAAGATGGAAACTGGGGGTGTTTCTTCTGGAATGCTGTCTTTTACATCCTGCAAAGTCTCCAGAGGCTGTTTTGGGGGGTCAGATAGGATGAACCCTGGACCTGTGGATCCTGTGCAGATAGAGGCAGAGTTACTCTATTCTGTTCCCAGCTAAACCACAGCTTCTCCTCTAGTCCCCTTCCCGAGCCCAGCCTGCCCTGGCCCTGCCCCGGGCCTGTCATCTCACCTGCAGTGCACACCGGGACCGACTCCTCTTGTTCACTCtctctgatcccctcttctggaGGTCCGCCATCTTCTGGGGGTGCAGGCTCTTTCCCATCTGCTGGCTTGAGTTCCTCTTTTGGTTCAGACTCTGGCTTTTCAGAATCCTCTTTCTCCTTAAGCGGGCTGCATTCTGCAGGTTCCTGTTCACTGGGTGAGGCCAGGCCGACAAGGGCTTCCTTGTCCCTGGCGCTGAGTGGGTTACCGTCCCCTTTCAAGGCAGCTCTGCCCGCAGCCcgcttctttcttctgtttcctttgcctGTTCTTCGAGGGGTACCAGGTGGTCCCCCAGCCTCCCCTGCCAGGAGGCAGGATTCAGAGGCCTCCCCCAGAGCCTCTGCTGGGGGCTCAGATGCCTCCAGGGCTGTTGCATCTGGGTCCTCAGCTCCTGGGGGTGAGTCCGAAGTGGCCCCAGTGCTGCTCCCCTCACCAGGTGGGCGTGCCCCATCCTGGTCCCGAG
Protein-coding regions in this window:
- the Arhgef40 gene encoding rho guanine nucleotide exchange factor 40 isoform X5, which codes for MEPEPVEDCVQSTLAALYPPFEATAPTLLGQVFQVVERTYQEDALRYTLDFLVPAKHLLAKVQQEACAQYSGFLFFHEGWPLCLHEQIVVQLAALPWQLLRPGDFYLQVVPSAAQAPRLALKCLAPGGGRVQELPVPNEACAYLFTPEWLQGVNKDRPTGRLSTCLLSAPSGIQRLPWAELICPRFVHKEGLMVGHQPSTPPPELPSGPPGLPSSPLAEEVLGTRSPGDGHNAPAEGPEGEYVELLEVTLPHMRGNPVDAEASGLSRTRTVPTRKSTGGKGRHRRHRAWMHQKGLGARDQDGARPPGEGSSTGATSDSPPGAEDPDATALEASEPPAEALGEASESCLLAGEAGGPPGTPRRTGKGNRRKKRAAGRAALKGDGNPLSARDKEALVGLASPSEQEPAECSPLKEKEDSEKPESEPKEELKPADGKEPAPPEDGGPPEEGIRESEQEESVPVCTAGSTGPGFILSDPPKQPLETLQDVKDSIPEETPPVSILDDPPVAWDLMASGFFVLTGGVDQTGRALLTITPPCLPEEPSPSEETLSSALRYLHSLLRPDLQLLGLTTLLDLRKAPPLPPALIPALSQLQDSGNPPLIQRLVILTHENPPPELCGLKGAEPLSEKDLKRVAKPEELPWDLGGHRDLSPNHWVEIHQEVARLCSLCQGVLASVQQAIEELEGAAEAKEEEAVGTPEPLQKVLADPRLAALQRTGGAVLMRMRSTHSSKLEGPGPAVLYQEVDEAIHQLVRLSNLRVQKQEQRQRLRQLQQVLQWLSGPGEEQLASFAMPGNSLSVLQETELRFRAFSTEVQERLAQAREALALEEDITSQKVLDVFEQRLEQVESGLHRALRLQRFFQQAHEWVDEGSARLEGAGPGRDAVLAALALRRAPEPSAGTFQEMRALALDLGSPAVLREWGRCRARCQELERRIQQQLGEEASPRGHRRRRADSASSTGAQHGAHSPSPSLSSLLLPSSPGPLAAPSHCSLTPCGENHEEEGLELTPEVDGRPPRAVLIRGLEVTSTEVVDRTCSPREHVLLGRAGGPDGPWGVGTPRMERKRSISAQQRLVSELIACEQEYITALNEPVPPPGPELTSELRCTWAAALSARERLRSFHGSHFLQELQGCSTHPLRIGACFLRHGDQFNLYAQFVKHRHKLESGLAALTPSAKGSLESSPCLPQALQQPLEQLARYGQLLEELLREAGPELSSERQALRTAVQLLQEQEARGRDLLAVEAVRGCEI